Proteins encoded together in one Phaeodactylum tricornutum CCAP 1055/1 chromosome 25, whole genome shotgun sequence window:
- a CDS encoding predicted protein, protein MNPRARSPHAGHDHSPASVLPTVAFYTERDIVQKRGGIISQRVANKQYHALLQANVMIYKTLPKDDRSDFAKNIYNFLTRVCQRRIVQYRTGGDDYVVLDESKGAIVISAAIRDDKTAQACCASNPLWILGHHDPSQMYGGMPFLYRTNNDNKNINNNNNNNNNNNNTEAETVWHHCQSSTEAQTFLVQGHLKNLLVLPSDIDIPDRSVLSFAHRRDNLPALTVTNLAGRDGEDVGDHDEEEDLDEADDLLRILEQRHADDNGDTHLPPHYQHQGKVSPYSHGSCASDFTYPVHHRHRAVSHEMFEQHWHPYAELGDIFAMDLEPRPIETTNDSSGITAIKLRDLPTFPVSSSCSTISMSDGEDDHIIEIEGEPISSRRKRPRCWETSIAANSSSSLWSGSGEDAFCRYQWEW, encoded by the coding sequence ATGAATCCACGGGCCCGTTCTCCCCACGCCGGTCACGACCATTCTCCCGCATCGGTGTTGCCGACCGTCGCATTCTACACCGAACGCGACATCGTGCAAAAGCGCGGGGGTATCATTAGTCAACGTGTCGCCAACAAGCAGTATCACGCCTTACTCCAGGCCAACGTGATGATCTACAAGACGCTCCCAAAAGACGATCGCAGCGACTTTGCCAAGAACATATACAATTTTCTCACGCGAGTTTGCCAGCGTCGCATCGTCCAGTACCGTACCGGCGGTGATGATTACGTCGTGCTCGACGAAAGTAAAGGCGCCATCGTCATTTCCGCGGCGATTCGAGACGATAAGACTGCACAGGCCTGTTGCGCCTCGAATCCTCTTTGGATTTTGGGACACCATGATCCTAGCCAGATGTATGGAGGAATGCCGTTCTTGTACCGGACCAACAATGACAACAAAAACattaacaacaacaacaacaacaacaacaacaacaacaacaccgaAGCAGAGACTGTTTGGCACCATTGTCAATCCAGTACCGAGGCGCAAACGTTTCTAGTACAGGGACATTTGAAAAACTTGTTAGTTCTGCCTTCGGATATTGATATTCCGGATCGCTCTGTTCTTTCCTTTGCTCACCGACGCGACAACCTGCCGGCGCTGACGGTAACCAACTTGGCCGGACGAGACGGAGAGGATGTTGGTGATcatgacgaagaagaagacctTGACGAGGCGGATGATTTACTCCGAATACTGGAACAGCGTCACGCGGACGACAACGGAGACACTCATTTACCACCCCACTACCAGCACCAAGGGAAGGTTTCACCTTACTCGCACGGATCATGTGCATCCGATTTTACGTATCCCGTCCATCACCGCCATCGCGCTGTTTCACATGAAATGTTCGAGCAGCATTGGCACCCCTACGCAGAGCTTGGGGATATCTTTGCCATGGATTTGGAGCCCCGACCGATAGAAACAACGAATGATTCCTCGGGAATCACGGCCATAAAATTGAGGGACCTACCAACCTTTCCCGTCTCGTCCAGCTGCTCGACCATATCCATGTCGGACGGAGAAGACGACCACATCATTGAGATCGAAGGTGAACCGATATCTTCCCGGCGGAAACGACCCCGATGTTGGGAAACTAGCATTGCGGCAAACTCCTCGAGCAGCTTATGGTCTGGTTCGGGTGAGGACGCTTTTTGTCGTTACCAATGGGAGTGGTAG